The uncultured Campylobacter sp. DNA segment AGCCGCAAGGCGACCTTTCTTTGCGGGCTAACCACGCCTGCGACGTAGGAGCTCTCGTGCACCGGCACGTCGCCTCGCGAATGCGCAAAAAGCACGTATGCGCCCAGATCCTTCGCCTTTTGCTCCCAGCCCGCTAGCCATTTGCGCAGGATCGGCTCGTAGATATCAAAGCTAAGCGCGCTTATGCCGCCTTCCTCGCGCACGATGCCCGTAAACGTGATGAGAGCGCCGCAGTTTTTGTCCTTAAACTCGTCGTACCAGGCGTTTGTGATCGCCTTAGCGTCTAGGCTTCCTTCAAAAATCTGCATCTCAGCCTCCGCAAACCGGCGGTAAAATGGAAATTTTATCCCCGTCTTTTAGCGGCGCGTCAAGAGAGCTCGCGATCTCGTCGTTTATGGCGACGGCGCAGATTTTTAGCCACTCTTTAAGCTGCGCGTATTCGCCTAGTTTTTCTTTTACTTCGCTTAAATTTGCCGCTTCTAGCTTTAAATTTTCCATTTTGATTGGGCCCAAAAACTCGATTTCTACCATAAATTC contains these protein-coding regions:
- a CDS encoding MoaD/ThiS family protein; its protein translation is MVEIEFLGPIKMENLKLEAANLSEVKEKLGEYAQLKEWLKICAVAINDEIASSLDAPLKDGDKISILPPVCGG
- a CDS encoding molybdenum cofactor biosynthesis protein MoaE, which encodes MQIFEGSLDAKAITNAWYDEFKDKNCGALITFTGIVREEGGISALSFDIYEPILRKWLAGWEQKAKDLGAYVLFAHSRGDVPVHESSYVAGVVSPQRKVALRLINEFVEDFKANAPIWKYDVIGGERIYAKERSQAIKGAGLLG